Proteins encoded in a region of the Labeo rohita strain BAU-BD-2019 chromosome 22, IGBB_LRoh.1.0, whole genome shotgun sequence genome:
- the LOC127153278 gene encoding uncharacterized protein LOC127153278 isoform X2: MDNFHYGNIKMFIIVVSLLLDGVFGVDEVKSLSVMEGDSVTLHTDVTEIQTADLITWTFGPESTRIAQINRLVNKISYYDVLGGRFTDRLKLNKQTGSLTITNTTTEHTGLYGFLQIIGGQEVSPKKISIIVSTRLPVPVISSNSSQCSSSSSSCSLLCSVENVGHVTLSWYKGNSLLSSISVSDLSISLSLPLEVEYQDKNIYSCVINNPISNHTQHLDISELCHTCSAPGLSTGHIALVCICALAVAAVLCGIYYYCQRKTCKCPDKRDVPDEKELERLNAPGNNGDIHQPTDANGETSNDDRCSKNGAVPLLAAEVDGGNMSVQEGDLETSVLLKEDKITSKPVIEGQCVTLHTDLSKIREFDMIWWKFADSKECSCAKFVLIATLNKTNNEVCLYNETIQQFKDSLKLNHDTGSLTITSVTPEHYGYYKLHITSKEEMVVHTFSVVAHNLMKREQTPNLSQRRQTYPSLKQMTLQ; encoded by the exons ATGGACAACTTTCATTACGGAAATattaagatgtttataattGTCGTTTCGTTACTCTTGGATG gtgtgtttggtgttGATGAAGTGAAGTCAttgtcagtgatggagggagattcagtcactctacacACTGATGTTACTGAAATACAAACCGCTGATCTGATAACGTGGACGTTTGGACCTGAAAGCACTCGTATAGCGCAGATCAACAGATTGGTTAATAAGATCTCATATTATGATGTTCTTGGTGGGAGATTcacagacagactgaagctgaacaaacaaactggatctctgaccatcacaaacaccacaacTGAACACACTGGACTCTATGGATTTTTACAGATCATCGGTGGACAAGAGGTCTCACCCaaaaaaatcagtattattGTTTCTA CTCGTCTGCCCGTTCCTGTCATCAGCAGTAACTCTTCACAatgttcttcatcatcatcttcttgttcattgttgtgttcagtggaGAATGTGGGtcatgtgactctctcctggtacaaaggaaacagtttattgtccagcatcagtgtgtctgatctcagcatcagtctctctctacctctggag gtggaatatcaggataaaaacatctacagctgtgtgatcaacaatcccatcagcaaccacACACAACATCTGGACATTAGTGAACTCTGTCACACATGTTCAG CACCAGGTTTGTCCACAGGTCATATAGCGCTGGTTTGCATTTGTGCTTTGGCTGTGGCTGCAGTTTTGTGCggtatttattattactgtcaGCGAAAGACATGTAAATGTCCAGATAAACGCG aTGTACCTGATGAAAAAGAACTCGAGAGACTAAATG CTCCTGGAAACAATGGGGACATTCATCAGCCAACTGATG cAAATGGGGAAACGTCTAATGACGACAGATGTTCAAAAAATG GTGCAGTTCCTTTGTTAGCTGCGGAGGTAGACG GTGGGAACATGTCTGTTCAGGAGGGGGATTTAGAAACTA GTGTGCTTCTTAAGGAAGATAAAATCACATCAAAGCCAGTGATTGAGGGACAATGTGTCACGCTACATACTGATCTGTCCAAAATACGGGAATTTGACATGATATGGTGGAAGTTTGCAGATTCCAAAGAATGCAGTTGTgctaaatttgttttaatagctacactgaataaaacaaacaatgagGTATGTCTATATAATGAAACAATACAACAATTCAAAGACAGTTTGAAACTGAACCACGATACTGGATCTCTCACCATCACAAGTGTCACACCTGAACACTATGGATATTATAAACTACACATCACCAGCAAAGAAGAGATGGTTGTTCATACGTTCAGTGTTGTTGCTCAT AACCTAATGAAAAGAGAACAGACCCCAAACCTTTCCCAGAGGAGACAAACCTACccatcattaaaacaaatgacattACAGTAG
- the LOC127153278 gene encoding uncharacterized protein LOC127153278 isoform X4, giving the protein MDNFHYGNIKMFIIVVSLLLDGVFGVDEVKSLSVMEGDSVTLHTDVTEIQTADLITWTFGPESTRIAQINRLVNKISYYDVLGGRFTDRLKLNKQTGSLTITNTTTEHTGLYGFLQIIGGQEVSPKKISIIVSMENVGHVTLSWYKGNSLLSSISVSDLSISLSLPLEVEYQDKNIYSCVINNPISNHTQHLDISELCHTCSAPGLSTGHIALVCICALAVAAVLCGIYYYCQRKTCKCPDKRDVPDEKELERLNAPGNNGDIHQPTDANGETSNDDRCSKNGAVPLLAAEVDAGGNMSVQEGDLETSVLLKEDKITSKPVIEGQCVTLHTDLSKIREFDMIWWKFADSKECSCAKFVLIATLNKTNNEVCLYNETIQQFKDSLKLNHDTGSLTITSVTPEHYGYYKLHITSKEEMVVHTFSVVAHNLMKREQTPNLSQRRQTYPSLKQMTLQ; this is encoded by the exons ATGGACAACTTTCATTACGGAAATattaagatgtttataattGTCGTTTCGTTACTCTTGGATG gtgtgtttggtgttGATGAAGTGAAGTCAttgtcagtgatggagggagattcagtcactctacacACTGATGTTACTGAAATACAAACCGCTGATCTGATAACGTGGACGTTTGGACCTGAAAGCACTCGTATAGCGCAGATCAACAGATTGGTTAATAAGATCTCATATTATGATGTTCTTGGTGGGAGATTcacagacagactgaagctgaacaaacaaactggatctctgaccatcacaaacaccacaacTGAACACACTGGACTCTATGGATTTTTACAGATCATCGGTGGACAAGAGGTCTCACCCaaaaaaatcagtattattGTTTCTA tggaGAATGTGGGtcatgtgactctctcctggtacaaaggaaacagtttattgtccagcatcagtgtgtctgatctcagcatcagtctctctctacctctggag gtggaatatcaggataaaaacatctacagctgtgtgatcaacaatcccatcagcaaccacACACAACATCTGGACATTAGTGAACTCTGTCACACATGTTCAG CACCAGGTTTGTCCACAGGTCATATAGCGCTGGTTTGCATTTGTGCTTTGGCTGTGGCTGCAGTTTTGTGCggtatttattattactgtcaGCGAAAGACATGTAAATGTCCAGATAAACGCG aTGTACCTGATGAAAAAGAACTCGAGAGACTAAATG CTCCTGGAAACAATGGGGACATTCATCAGCCAACTGATG cAAATGGGGAAACGTCTAATGACGACAGATGTTCAAAAAATG GTGCAGTTCCTTTGTTAGCTGCGGAGGTAGACG caGGTGGGAACATGTCTGTTCAGGAGGGGGATTTAGAAACTA GTGTGCTTCTTAAGGAAGATAAAATCACATCAAAGCCAGTGATTGAGGGACAATGTGTCACGCTACATACTGATCTGTCCAAAATACGGGAATTTGACATGATATGGTGGAAGTTTGCAGATTCCAAAGAATGCAGTTGTgctaaatttgttttaatagctacactgaataaaacaaacaatgagGTATGTCTATATAATGAAACAATACAACAATTCAAAGACAGTTTGAAACTGAACCACGATACTGGATCTCTCACCATCACAAGTGTCACACCTGAACACTATGGATATTATAAACTACACATCACCAGCAAAGAAGAGATGGTTGTTCATACGTTCAGTGTTGTTGCTCAT AACCTAATGAAAAGAGAACAGACCCCAAACCTTTCCCAGAGGAGACAAACCTACccatcattaaaacaaatgacattACAGTAG
- the LOC127153278 gene encoding uncharacterized protein LOC127153278 isoform X1, protein MDNFHYGNIKMFIIVVSLLLDGVFGVDEVKSLSVMEGDSVTLHTDVTEIQTADLITWTFGPESTRIAQINRLVNKISYYDVLGGRFTDRLKLNKQTGSLTITNTTTEHTGLYGFLQIIGGQEVSPKKISIIVSTRLPVPVISSNSSQCSSSSSSCSLLCSVENVGHVTLSWYKGNSLLSSISVSDLSISLSLPLEVEYQDKNIYSCVINNPISNHTQHLDISELCHTCSAPGLSTGHIALVCICALAVAAVLCGIYYYCQRKTCKCPDKRDVPDEKELERLNAPGNNGDIHQPTDANGETSNDDRCSKNGAVPLLAAEVDAGGNMSVQEGDLETSVLLKEDKITSKPVIEGQCVTLHTDLSKIREFDMIWWKFADSKECSCAKFVLIATLNKTNNEVCLYNETIQQFKDSLKLNHDTGSLTITSVTPEHYGYYKLHITSKEEMVVHTFSVVAHNLMKREQTPNLSQRRQTYPSLKQMTLQ, encoded by the exons ATGGACAACTTTCATTACGGAAATattaagatgtttataattGTCGTTTCGTTACTCTTGGATG gtgtgtttggtgttGATGAAGTGAAGTCAttgtcagtgatggagggagattcagtcactctacacACTGATGTTACTGAAATACAAACCGCTGATCTGATAACGTGGACGTTTGGACCTGAAAGCACTCGTATAGCGCAGATCAACAGATTGGTTAATAAGATCTCATATTATGATGTTCTTGGTGGGAGATTcacagacagactgaagctgaacaaacaaactggatctctgaccatcacaaacaccacaacTGAACACACTGGACTCTATGGATTTTTACAGATCATCGGTGGACAAGAGGTCTCACCCaaaaaaatcagtattattGTTTCTA CTCGTCTGCCCGTTCCTGTCATCAGCAGTAACTCTTCACAatgttcttcatcatcatcttcttgttcattgttgtgttcagtggaGAATGTGGGtcatgtgactctctcctggtacaaaggaaacagtttattgtccagcatcagtgtgtctgatctcagcatcagtctctctctacctctggag gtggaatatcaggataaaaacatctacagctgtgtgatcaacaatcccatcagcaaccacACACAACATCTGGACATTAGTGAACTCTGTCACACATGTTCAG CACCAGGTTTGTCCACAGGTCATATAGCGCTGGTTTGCATTTGTGCTTTGGCTGTGGCTGCAGTTTTGTGCggtatttattattactgtcaGCGAAAGACATGTAAATGTCCAGATAAACGCG aTGTACCTGATGAAAAAGAACTCGAGAGACTAAATG CTCCTGGAAACAATGGGGACATTCATCAGCCAACTGATG cAAATGGGGAAACGTCTAATGACGACAGATGTTCAAAAAATG GTGCAGTTCCTTTGTTAGCTGCGGAGGTAGACG caGGTGGGAACATGTCTGTTCAGGAGGGGGATTTAGAAACTA GTGTGCTTCTTAAGGAAGATAAAATCACATCAAAGCCAGTGATTGAGGGACAATGTGTCACGCTACATACTGATCTGTCCAAAATACGGGAATTTGACATGATATGGTGGAAGTTTGCAGATTCCAAAGAATGCAGTTGTgctaaatttgttttaatagctacactgaataaaacaaacaatgagGTATGTCTATATAATGAAACAATACAACAATTCAAAGACAGTTTGAAACTGAACCACGATACTGGATCTCTCACCATCACAAGTGTCACACCTGAACACTATGGATATTATAAACTACACATCACCAGCAAAGAAGAGATGGTTGTTCATACGTTCAGTGTTGTTGCTCAT AACCTAATGAAAAGAGAACAGACCCCAAACCTTTCCCAGAGGAGACAAACCTACccatcattaaaacaaatgacattACAGTAG
- the LOC127153278 gene encoding hepatocyte cell adhesion molecule isoform X3 codes for MFVLFFVPLLADGVFGVTDEVKSVSVMEGNSVTLYTDLTEIQKAHLILWTFGSDSTRIVQINRMANKISLYDNVLDGRFRGRLKVDHQNGSLTITKITNEHAGIYRFLQIIDGTEVLPKKFSIVVSAPMPIPDIFRDCSSSSSQQICSLVCSVVNVNDVTLSWYKGNSLLSSISASDLSISLSLPLEVEYQDKNIYSCVINNPISNHTQHLDISELCHTCSAPGLSTGHIALVCICALAVAAVLCGIYYYCQRKTCKCPDKRDVPDEKELERLNAPGNNGDIHQPTDANGETSNDDRCSKNGAVPLLAAEVDAGGNMSVQEGDLETSVLLKEDKITSKPVIEGQCVTLHTDLSKIREFDMIWWKFADSKECSCAKFVLIATLNKTNNEVCLYNETIQQFKDSLKLNHDTGSLTITSVTPEHYGYYKLHITSKEEMVVHTFSVVAHNLMKREQTPNLSQRRQTYPSLKQMTLQ; via the exons atgtttgttttgtttttcgttCCGTTACTCGCGGATG GTGTATTTGGTGTTACTGATGAAGTAaagtcagtgtcagtgatggagggaaaTTCTGTCACTTTATATACGGATCTTACTGAAATACAGAAAGCTCATCTGATACTGTGGACATTTGGATCTGACAGCACACGAATAGTTCAGATCAACAGAATGGCCAATAAGATTTCATTATATGATAACGttcttgatgggagattcagaggcAGACTAAAGGTGGATCATCAAAATGGATCTCTGACCAtaacaaaaatcacaaatgaacATGCTGGAATTTACAGATTTTTACAGATCATTGATGGAACAGAGGTCCTGCCCAAGAAATTCAGTATTGTTGTTTCTG CTCCCATGCCCATTCCTGACATTTTTAGAGACTGTTCTTCATCGTCATCACAGCAAATTTGTTCACtggtgtgttcagtggtgaatgtgaatgatgtgactctctcctggtacaaaggaaacagtttattgtccagcataagtgcgtctgatctcagcatcagtctctctctacctctggaggtggaatatcaggataaaaacatctacagctgtgtgatcaacaatcccatcagcaaccacACACAACATCTGGACATTAGTGAACTCTGTCACACATGTTCAG CACCAGGTTTGTCCACAGGTCATATAGCGCTGGTTTGCATTTGTGCTTTGGCTGTGGCTGCAGTTTTGTGCggtatttattattactgtcaGCGAAAGACATGTAAATGTCCAGATAAACGCG aTGTACCTGATGAAAAAGAACTCGAGAGACTAAATG CTCCTGGAAACAATGGGGACATTCATCAGCCAACTGATG cAAATGGGGAAACGTCTAATGACGACAGATGTTCAAAAAATG GTGCAGTTCCTTTGTTAGCTGCGGAGGTAGACG caGGTGGGAACATGTCTGTTCAGGAGGGGGATTTAGAAACTA GTGTGCTTCTTAAGGAAGATAAAATCACATCAAAGCCAGTGATTGAGGGACAATGTGTCACGCTACATACTGATCTGTCCAAAATACGGGAATTTGACATGATATGGTGGAAGTTTGCAGATTCCAAAGAATGCAGTTGTgctaaatttgttttaatagctacactgaataaaacaaacaatgagGTATGTCTATATAATGAAACAATACAACAATTCAAAGACAGTTTGAAACTGAACCACGATACTGGATCTCTCACCATCACAAGTGTCACACCTGAACACTATGGATATTATAAACTACACATCACCAGCAAAGAAGAGATGGTTGTTCATACGTTCAGTGTTGTTGCTCAT AACCTAATGAAAAGAGAACAGACCCCAAACCTTTCCCAGAGGAGACAAACCTACccatcattaaaacaaatgacattACAGTAG
- the LOC127153278 gene encoding uncharacterized protein LOC127153278 isoform X5 encodes MDNFHYGNIKMFIIVVSLLLDGVFGVDEVKSLSVMEGDSVTLHTDVTEIQTADLITWTFGPESTRIAQINRLVNKISYYDVLGGRFTDRLKLNKQTGSLTITNTTTEHTGLYGFLQIIGGQEVSPKKISIIVSTRLPVPVISSNSSQCSSSSSSCSLLCSVENVGHVTLSWYKGNSLLSSISVSDLSISLSLPLEVEYEDKNTYSCVINSPISNQTQHLDIGQLCHTCSGLSAGYIALVCFCALAVTAAMTVLCGIFYCYHHRTSNQAGNECQPDGEEHIRLNNADGETPNQEGQSQNNSFVEKDEIKSVSAMEGQTVTLHTDVTKIQENELVRWKFADSKLYKLAEFFVIAKWDKTNNEEYLHDEEKFKDRLQLDHNTGSLTITNITPEHYGHYKLHITSEGQKISKTFNLVAHVPKKRESTILRRETCP; translated from the exons ATGGACAACTTTCATTACGGAAATattaagatgtttataattGTCGTTTCGTTACTCTTGGATG gtgtgtttggtgttGATGAAGTGAAGTCAttgtcagtgatggagggagattcagtcactctacacACTGATGTTACTGAAATACAAACCGCTGATCTGATAACGTGGACGTTTGGACCTGAAAGCACTCGTATAGCGCAGATCAACAGATTGGTTAATAAGATCTCATATTATGATGTTCTTGGTGGGAGATTcacagacagactgaagctgaacaaacaaactggatctctgaccatcacaaacaccacaacTGAACACACTGGACTCTATGGATTTTTACAGATCATCGGTGGACAAGAGGTCTCACCCaaaaaaatcagtattattGTTTCTA CTCGTCTGCCCGTTCCTGTCATCAGCAGTAACTCTTCACAatgttcttcatcatcatcttcttgttcattgttgtgttcagtggaGAATGTGGGtcatgtgactctctcctggtacaaaggaaacagtttattgtccagcatcagtgtgtctgatctcagcatcagtctctctctacctctggaggtggaatatgaggataaaaacacctacagctgtgtgatcaacagtcccatcagcaaccagactcaACATCTGGACATCGGTCAACTATGTCACACATGTTCAG GTTTGTCTGCAGGTTACATAGCGCTGGTTTGCTTTTGTGCTCTGGCTGTGACTGCGGCTATGACTGTTTTGTGTGGTATTTTCTATTGCTATCACCACAGGACATCTAATCAAGCAGGTAATGAGT gCCAGCCTGATGGAGAAGAACATATTAGGCTAAACAATG CAGATGGAGAAACACCTAATCAGGAGGGACAATCACAGAACA ATTCTTTTGTGGAGAAAGATGAAATTAAGTCAGTGTCAGCGATGGAGGGACAAACTGTCACACTACACACTGATGTTACTAAAATACAGGAAAATGAGCTGGTACGTTGGAAGTTTGCTGATTCCAAACTATACAAACTTGCTGAGTTTTTTGTCATAGCTAAGtgggacaaaacaaacaatgagGAATACCTACATGATGAGGAAAAATTCAAAGACAGATTGCAACTGGACCACAATACTGGATCtttgaccatcacaaacatcacaccTGAACATTATGGACATTACAAACTGCACATCACCAGCGAGGGACAGAAGATCTCAAAGACATTCAATCTTGTTGCTCAT gtgccAAAGAAAAGAGAGAGTACAATCTTGAGGAGAGAAACTTGCCCTTAA
- the LOC127153278 gene encoding uncharacterized protein LOC127153278 isoform X6, which produces MDNFHYGNIKMFIIVVSLLLDGVFGVDEVKSLSVMEGDSVTLHTDVTEIQTADLITWTFGPESTRIAQINRLVNKISYYDVLGGRFTDRLKLNKQTGSLTITNTTTEHTGLYGFLQIIGGQEVSPKKISIIVSTRLPVPVISSNSSQCSSSSSSCSLLCSVENVGHVTLSWYKGNSLLSSISVSDLSISLSLPLEVEYEDKNTYSCVINSPISNQTQHLDIGQLCHTCSGLSAGYIALVCFCALAVTAAMTVLCGIFYCYHHRTSNQAGNECQPDGEEHIRLNNDGETPNQEGQSQNNSFVEKDEIKSVSAMEGQTVTLHTDVTKIQENELVRWKFADSKLYKLAEFFVIAKWDKTNNEEYLHDEEKFKDRLQLDHNTGSLTITNITPEHYGHYKLHITSEGQKISKTFNLVAHVPKKRESTILRRETCP; this is translated from the exons ATGGACAACTTTCATTACGGAAATattaagatgtttataattGTCGTTTCGTTACTCTTGGATG gtgtgtttggtgttGATGAAGTGAAGTCAttgtcagtgatggagggagattcagtcactctacacACTGATGTTACTGAAATACAAACCGCTGATCTGATAACGTGGACGTTTGGACCTGAAAGCACTCGTATAGCGCAGATCAACAGATTGGTTAATAAGATCTCATATTATGATGTTCTTGGTGGGAGATTcacagacagactgaagctgaacaaacaaactggatctctgaccatcacaaacaccacaacTGAACACACTGGACTCTATGGATTTTTACAGATCATCGGTGGACAAGAGGTCTCACCCaaaaaaatcagtattattGTTTCTA CTCGTCTGCCCGTTCCTGTCATCAGCAGTAACTCTTCACAatgttcttcatcatcatcttcttgttcattgttgtgttcagtggaGAATGTGGGtcatgtgactctctcctggtacaaaggaaacagtttattgtccagcatcagtgtgtctgatctcagcatcagtctctctctacctctggaggtggaatatgaggataaaaacacctacagctgtgtgatcaacagtcccatcagcaaccagactcaACATCTGGACATCGGTCAACTATGTCACACATGTTCAG GTTTGTCTGCAGGTTACATAGCGCTGGTTTGCTTTTGTGCTCTGGCTGTGACTGCGGCTATGACTGTTTTGTGTGGTATTTTCTATTGCTATCACCACAGGACATCTAATCAAGCAGGTAATGAGT gCCAGCCTGATGGAGAAGAACATATTAGGCTAAACAATG ATGGAGAAACACCTAATCAGGAGGGACAATCACAGAACA ATTCTTTTGTGGAGAAAGATGAAATTAAGTCAGTGTCAGCGATGGAGGGACAAACTGTCACACTACACACTGATGTTACTAAAATACAGGAAAATGAGCTGGTACGTTGGAAGTTTGCTGATTCCAAACTATACAAACTTGCTGAGTTTTTTGTCATAGCTAAGtgggacaaaacaaacaatgagGAATACCTACATGATGAGGAAAAATTCAAAGACAGATTGCAACTGGACCACAATACTGGATCtttgaccatcacaaacatcacaccTGAACATTATGGACATTACAAACTGCACATCACCAGCGAGGGACAGAAGATCTCAAAGACATTCAATCTTGTTGCTCAT gtgccAAAGAAAAGAGAGAGTACAATCTTGAGGAGAGAAACTTGCCCTTAA
- the LOC127153278 gene encoding uncharacterized protein LOC127153278 isoform X7: MDNFHYGNIKMFIIVVSLLLDGVFGVDEVKSLSVMEGDSVTLHTDVTEIQTADLITWTFGPESTRIAQINRLVNKISYYDVLGGRFTDRLKLNKQTGSLTITNTTTEHTGLYGFLQIIGGQEVSPKKISIIVSTRLPVPVISSNSSQCSSSSSSCSLLCSVENVGHVTLSWYKGNSLLSSISVSDLSISLSLPLEVEYEDKNTYSCVINSPISNQTQHLDIGQLCHTCSGLSAGYIALVCFCALAVTAAMTVLCGIFYCYHHRTSNQAGQPDGEEHIRLNNADGETPNQEGQSQNNSFVEKDEIKSVSAMEGQTVTLHTDVTKIQENELVRWKFADSKLYKLAEFFVIAKWDKTNNEEYLHDEEKFKDRLQLDHNTGSLTITNITPEHYGHYKLHITSEGQKISKTFNLVAHVPKKRESTILRRETCP, encoded by the exons ATGGACAACTTTCATTACGGAAATattaagatgtttataattGTCGTTTCGTTACTCTTGGATG gtgtgtttggtgttGATGAAGTGAAGTCAttgtcagtgatggagggagattcagtcactctacacACTGATGTTACTGAAATACAAACCGCTGATCTGATAACGTGGACGTTTGGACCTGAAAGCACTCGTATAGCGCAGATCAACAGATTGGTTAATAAGATCTCATATTATGATGTTCTTGGTGGGAGATTcacagacagactgaagctgaacaaacaaactggatctctgaccatcacaaacaccacaacTGAACACACTGGACTCTATGGATTTTTACAGATCATCGGTGGACAAGAGGTCTCACCCaaaaaaatcagtattattGTTTCTA CTCGTCTGCCCGTTCCTGTCATCAGCAGTAACTCTTCACAatgttcttcatcatcatcttcttgttcattgttgtgttcagtggaGAATGTGGGtcatgtgactctctcctggtacaaaggaaacagtttattgtccagcatcagtgtgtctgatctcagcatcagtctctctctacctctggaggtggaatatgaggataaaaacacctacagctgtgtgatcaacagtcccatcagcaaccagactcaACATCTGGACATCGGTCAACTATGTCACACATGTTCAG GTTTGTCTGCAGGTTACATAGCGCTGGTTTGCTTTTGTGCTCTGGCTGTGACTGCGGCTATGACTGTTTTGTGTGGTATTTTCTATTGCTATCACCACAGGACATCTAATCAAGCAG gCCAGCCTGATGGAGAAGAACATATTAGGCTAAACAATG CAGATGGAGAAACACCTAATCAGGAGGGACAATCACAGAACA ATTCTTTTGTGGAGAAAGATGAAATTAAGTCAGTGTCAGCGATGGAGGGACAAACTGTCACACTACACACTGATGTTACTAAAATACAGGAAAATGAGCTGGTACGTTGGAAGTTTGCTGATTCCAAACTATACAAACTTGCTGAGTTTTTTGTCATAGCTAAGtgggacaaaacaaacaatgagGAATACCTACATGATGAGGAAAAATTCAAAGACAGATTGCAACTGGACCACAATACTGGATCtttgaccatcacaaacatcacaccTGAACATTATGGACATTACAAACTGCACATCACCAGCGAGGGACAGAAGATCTCAAAGACATTCAATCTTGTTGCTCAT gtgccAAAGAAAAGAGAGAGTACAATCTTGAGGAGAGAAACTTGCCCTTAA